In Macrobrachium nipponense isolate FS-2020 chromosome 15, ASM1510439v2, whole genome shotgun sequence, a single genomic region encodes these proteins:
- the LOC135226891 gene encoding U-scoloptoxin(19)-Tl1a-like, giving the protein MEFKMNMKVISVCVAFFVIFECKADPLFTVDHGSESFTPEEPCSSQGGMCALEDFCPEEDRFPEKGLCPTQQGQGAECCRRIPQNVRDCKKRGGFCIVEADCKANAQEAFFGVCPDLDHVCCMLGV; this is encoded by the exons ATGGAATTCAAGATGAACATGAAGGTTATCTCCGTTTGTGTCGCATTCTTCGTTATTTTCG AATGCAAGGCAGATCCACTCTTTACTGTCGATCACGGCTCTGAAAGT TTCACCCCTGAAGAACCCTGCTCCAGCCAGGGGGGAATGTGCGCCCTGGAGGACTTCTGCCCCGAGGAGGACAGGTTCCCCGAGAAGGGCCTCTGCCCCACACAACAGGGCCAGGGAGCAGAATGTTGCAGGAGAA TTCCCCAGAACGTCCGCGACTGTAAGAAGCGTGGAGGCTTCTGCATCGTGGAGGCTGACTGCAAGGCCAACGCTCAGGAGGCCTTCTTCGGTGTCTGCCCCGATCTCGATCACGTCTGCTGCATGCTGGGCGTATAA